One window from the genome of Clupea harengus chromosome 19, Ch_v2.0.2, whole genome shotgun sequence encodes:
- the cfap20 gene encoding cilia- and flagella-associated protein 20 translates to MFKNTFQSGFLSILYSIGSKPLQIWDKKVRNGHIKRITDNDIQSLVLEVEGTNVSTTYITCPADPKKTLGIKLPFLVMIIKNLKKYFTFEVQVLDDKNVRRRFRASNYQSTTRVKPFICTMPMRLDDGWNQIQFNLSDFTRRAYGTNYIETLRVQIHANCRIRRVYFSDRLYSEDELPAEFKLYLPVQNKAKQ, encoded by the exons ATGTTTAAAAATACTTTCCAGAGTGGGTTCTTATCGATTTTGTATAGTATTGGAAGCAAACCTCTGCAAATATGGGACAAGAAG GTGAGGAACGGTCACATTAAAAGAATAACAGACAATGACATTCAGTCTTTAGTTCTTGAAGTTGAAGGAACCAACGTCAG cacAACTTATATAACATGTCCAGCGGATCCCAAAAAGACACTTGGCATCAAGCTTCCCTTTTTGGTTATGATCATCAAGAACCTGAAAAAATACTTCACCTTTGAAGTTCAG GTCTTAGATGACAAAAATGTGAGACGAAGATTTCGGGCGAGTAACTACCAAAGTACCACTCGAGTAAAGCCTTTCATCTGCACTATGCCCATGCGACTGGACGACGGCTGGAACCAGATTCAGTTTAACCTCTCAGACTTCACCAGAAGGGCATATGGCACTAATTACATAGAGACGCTTCGTGTACAG ATTCATGCCAACTGCCGCATCAGAAGAGTGTACTTCTCTGACAGGCTGTACTCCGAGGATGAACTCCCAGCCGAATTTAAACTTTACTTACCTGTACAGAACAAAGCAAAG CAGTAG